From the genome of Geoglobus ahangari, one region includes:
- a CDS encoding DHH family phosphoesterase, with amino-acid sequence MAEDVNGNYEYVILGCGGLGSSVVKDLISAGKKVLAVDINPEKVEVLKDQEIDAIVGDIRDDETLDKIDFDKITGVLILTSDDQVNREVALKIRKRSSDVLIVTRASSPKARDEMEEIGVDVVITPIESMKQQLLSSIKKVESLRKLKLLRNVIQNTNGKLGIFTHDNPDPDSIASALALREIAKHFGVEADILYYGEIQHQQNKAMVNLLNIPMLKANEVNLSEYSKFALVDSAGPGVNNSIPNDVKISIIIDHHPAENVEAEFADVRGDVGATATILTLYLQDLKIVPTKTLATALFFGIQTETEEFRRNARTNDFLASAYLYPFVDNELLEKMEGPALSTETLDVLGTAIKNREIFSSFLISFAGFITDKDTLPQAADFLLKLEGISTVLVFGIIKDNVYLSARNTDVRINIGDVLKKAFKDVGSAGGHAHAAGGKIPLGIFGDVSDKETLAKLVTQAVKKRFLSALGIEIED; translated from the coding sequence ATGGCCGAAGATGTGAATGGAAACTACGAGTATGTGATACTCGGTTGCGGCGGTCTCGGCTCGTCAGTCGTTAAGGATCTGATATCCGCAGGAAAGAAGGTTTTGGCAGTGGACATAAACCCGGAGAAGGTGGAGGTTCTCAAGGATCAGGAGATCGACGCTATTGTTGGTGATATAAGGGACGACGAGACTCTGGACAAGATTGACTTCGACAAGATAACGGGCGTTCTCATTCTCACATCCGACGATCAGGTGAACAGGGAGGTGGCGCTGAAGATCAGGAAGAGGAGCAGTGACGTGCTGATAGTAACGAGGGCGAGTTCACCGAAGGCGAGGGACGAGATGGAAGAGATTGGAGTTGACGTGGTCATAACACCAATCGAGAGCATGAAGCAGCAGCTTCTCTCGAGCATAAAGAAGGTTGAGTCGCTGAGAAAGCTCAAGCTCCTGAGAAACGTGATACAGAATACCAACGGGAAGCTCGGCATATTCACCCACGACAACCCAGATCCTGACTCAATCGCCTCCGCACTCGCGCTCAGAGAGATTGCGAAGCACTTCGGAGTTGAGGCGGACATCCTCTACTACGGTGAGATCCAGCACCAGCAGAACAAGGCCATGGTCAACCTGCTCAACATACCGATGCTCAAGGCGAATGAGGTCAACCTGAGCGAGTACTCCAAGTTCGCCCTCGTGGACTCTGCCGGACCGGGAGTCAACAACTCCATTCCGAACGATGTGAAGATCAGCATAATAATCGACCACCATCCTGCCGAAAACGTTGAGGCGGAGTTTGCCGACGTCAGGGGAGATGTGGGAGCCACAGCGACAATCCTGACCCTCTACCTTCAGGATCTGAAGATAGTCCCGACCAAAACCCTTGCCACGGCGCTCTTCTTTGGAATTCAGACTGAGACGGAGGAGTTCAGGAGAAACGCGAGGACAAACGACTTTCTTGCTTCAGCCTACCTTTACCCGTTCGTCGACAACGAGCTGCTCGAGAAGATGGAGGGGCCGGCGCTGTCAACGGAAACCCTCGACGTGCTTGGAACGGCGATCAAGAACAGGGAAATCTTTTCGTCCTTCCTCATCTCGTTCGCGGGCTTCATAACCGACAAGGACACCCTCCCGCAGGCAGCAGACTTCCTGCTGAAGCTTGAGGGAATCTCGACCGTCCTCGTGTTCGGGATAATCAAGGACAACGTATACCTCTCGGCGAGGAACACAGATGTGAGGATCAACATCGGAGACGTGCTAAAGAAGGCGTTCAAGGATGTTGGAAGCGCTGGCGGTCACGCACACGCGGCTGGCGGAAAGATACCCCTCGGCATATTCGGAGACGTGAGCGACAAAGAGACGCTTGCGAAGCTCGTGACGCAGGCGGTCAAGAAGAGGTTCCTGAGCGCGCTCGGAATCGAGATCGAGGACTGA
- a CDS encoding DUF5371 family protein — MVKIIHAQTVLPEEVLEELKRKTGELATKDALAKAVEHYLVCPYTHEEPIGKRLEEVIRKKRK, encoded by the coding sequence ATGGTGAAGATAATTCACGCCCAGACCGTGCTTCCCGAGGAGGTCCTTGAGGAGTTGAAGAGGAAGACGGGTGAGCTTGCGACCAAGGATGCTCTGGCGAAGGCAGTTGAGCATTACCTGGTGTGCCCGTACACCCATGAGGAGCCGATCGGCAAGAGGCTTGAGGAGGTAATCAGAAAGAAGAGGAAATAA
- a CDS encoding NAD(P)/FAD-dependent oxidoreductase — protein MRVAIIGGGVMGLSTAYYLAKMGADVTVFEQKYLLYGASGRNSGGITPMIDKKELIPFAVKSLELYDTLPAEVDFNFLFRKDGYIKVAASEEDAEKLKKDVRMQNELGVRSKIIEPDEVREFVPDFNTSAITLASYCEDSGVIFPWPVVWGLAKGCRELGVKILDQTRVEEVVVEGGVKGVKTNGELHKADVVVNAAGAWSNEISKMAGAKLNNRVVKEEICVTESIKPYLDPYIFDVTYGVYLSQSARGEIVGGIVGSEVEEIDTRSSLEFAVRYAKRATQLIPMLKGLAMLRQWAGVYDEGRDGLPVVGFTEVEGFVQANGLGRHTGMIVAPAMGRELAKLIIKGENPNLKPFSPSRPTIA, from the coding sequence ATGAGGGTCGCGATCATCGGTGGAGGAGTGATGGGCCTTTCAACCGCATACTACCTCGCTAAGATGGGTGCGGACGTGACGGTTTTCGAGCAGAAGTACCTGCTCTACGGTGCGAGCGGCAGGAATTCAGGAGGCATAACCCCAATGATTGACAAGAAGGAGCTAATTCCGTTTGCCGTCAAGAGCCTCGAGCTCTACGACACCCTTCCTGCTGAGGTTGACTTCAACTTCCTGTTCAGGAAGGACGGCTACATAAAGGTGGCCGCAAGCGAGGAGGATGCCGAGAAGCTCAAGAAGGACGTGAGGATGCAGAATGAGCTCGGTGTGAGGTCTAAGATCATCGAGCCGGATGAGGTCAGGGAGTTCGTTCCCGACTTCAACACGTCCGCGATAACCCTCGCCTCTTACTGCGAGGATTCAGGCGTTATATTCCCCTGGCCGGTCGTCTGGGGGCTTGCAAAGGGCTGCAGGGAGCTTGGAGTGAAGATCCTCGACCAGACGAGGGTTGAGGAGGTTGTCGTTGAGGGTGGAGTCAAGGGTGTGAAGACCAATGGAGAGCTTCACAAGGCAGATGTTGTTGTGAACGCAGCAGGAGCGTGGAGCAACGAGATCAGTAAGATGGCAGGGGCCAAGCTGAACAACAGGGTGGTCAAGGAGGAGATCTGCGTCACTGAGAGCATCAAGCCGTACCTCGACCCGTACATATTCGACGTCACTTACGGTGTTTACCTCAGCCAGTCAGCGAGAGGAGAGATTGTAGGTGGAATAGTGGGCTCGGAGGTCGAGGAGATAGATACCAGAAGCTCACTGGAGTTCGCGGTGAGGTATGCTAAGAGGGCCACGCAGCTCATACCCATGCTCAAGGGACTTGCGATGCTCAGGCAGTGGGCAGGTGTTTACGACGAGGGCAGAGATGGGCTGCCGGTAGTGGGCTTCACCGAGGTGGAGGGGTTCGTTCAGGCCAACGGTCTTGGAAGGCACACCGGAATGATCGTTGCTCCGGCGATGGGCAGGGAGCTGGCGAAGCTGATAATAAAAGGGGAAAATCCGAACCTGAAACCATTCAGCCCCTCGAGACCAACGATAGCGTAA
- a CDS encoding (2Fe-2S)-binding protein, whose amino-acid sequence MVKERKIVCRCEDLTEEEIIHAIEEGYDNLESLKRYTGATTGACQGKGCLMHIIRILSQKTGKSPEEIGVTTQRPPVNPVPLYVLSEGDAE is encoded by the coding sequence ATGGTTAAGGAGAGGAAGATAGTCTGCAGGTGTGAGGACCTCACCGAAGAGGAGATCATCCACGCCATCGAGGAGGGCTACGACAACCTTGAGAGCCTGAAGAGGTACACCGGCGCCACCACTGGTGCGTGTCAGGGCAAGGGCTGCCTGATGCACATAATCAGGATTCTCTCCCAGAAGACCGGCAAGAGTCCGGAAGAGATTGGCGTCACGACCCAGAGACCTCCGGTCAACCCCGTGCCGCTTTACGTCCTCTCAGAGGGTGATGCGGAATGA
- a CDS encoding 4Fe-4S binding protein: MKYLERGYLEADELPPFPPEERINSKKPVAYIECPQSIPCSPCYESCRFNAIEMENINDPPKVDYEKCTGCMACIRVCPGLAIFMLQVKEGRGYVTLQYEFLPWLEKGDRVRLYNRRGEEVGEGVVTWALKPERNDRTQLVTIEMDKDLIFEVRAVRKR; the protein is encoded by the coding sequence ATGAAGTACCTCGAAAGGGGATACCTTGAAGCTGACGAGCTTCCACCGTTCCCGCCTGAGGAGAGGATCAACTCCAAAAAGCCTGTTGCGTACATAGAATGTCCCCAATCAATCCCTTGCTCACCCTGTTACGAGTCCTGCAGGTTCAACGCGATAGAGATGGAGAACATAAATGACCCGCCGAAGGTTGACTACGAGAAGTGCACCGGATGCATGGCATGCATCAGGGTCTGCCCCGGTCTGGCCATATTCATGCTTCAGGTCAAGGAGGGCAGGGGTTACGTGACGCTCCAGTACGAGTTCCTGCCATGGCTTGAGAAGGGTGACAGGGTCAGGCTGTACAACAGAAGGGGCGAGGAGGTCGGAGAGGGAGTCGTAACGTGGGCACTGAAGCCAGAGAGGAACGACAGAACCCAGCTCGTCACGATCGAGATGGACAAGGACCTTATTTTTGAGGTTAGGGCAGTCAGGAAGAGGTGA
- a CDS encoding FAD-dependent oxidoreductase yields MRLESHPIVDFERGKEVTIYFNGKPIKAYEGETVAAALYAAGVRVFSRSFRFHRPRGFFCAIGKCSQCMMEVDGVPNIRTCKVYVRDGMQIRTQNSKPDAENDALAIFDKIIDTVFPHGSHYKKFNKSRKVREFATKQMRKLAGFGNPPKSIPDIETSYEEIETDVAIIGGGPAGLSAAIHAAKYGAKVVLMDENNYLGGQLIKQTHRFFGSARHRAGTRGIRIAQILEEELRQYENVDIRKETKVFGIYGKDVAAVQKDSKLLRVKAKKIVIATGAYERTLIFENNDLPGVYGAGGVQTLMNVYGIKPGNKGLIVGSGNVGLILTYQLMQAGVDVAAIVEAMPRIGGYFVHAAKVRRLGVPIYTRHTIVKAFGEKKVEGAVIAQLDDRWQVIPGSEKEIECDFICVAVGLSPAHELLYHVNAQMKFVPELGGLVPLRTRYNETSVDGVYVAGDVAGIEEATAAIMEGRIAGIHAAITLGYGGDEAKKELEEAVKDLEDFRAGPFGERIVCGLEKCVLEKEVMI; encoded by the coding sequence ATGAGGCTCGAGTCACATCCGATCGTTGATTTTGAGAGGGGAAAAGAGGTAACCATCTACTTCAACGGCAAACCGATCAAGGCTTATGAGGGCGAGACCGTAGCAGCCGCCCTGTATGCTGCTGGGGTCAGAGTTTTCAGCAGGTCGTTCAGATTCCACAGGCCGAGGGGCTTCTTCTGTGCGATAGGCAAGTGCTCACAGTGCATGATGGAGGTTGACGGGGTTCCGAACATCAGGACGTGCAAGGTCTACGTCAGGGACGGGATGCAGATAAGAACCCAGAACTCAAAGCCAGATGCGGAGAATGACGCGCTTGCAATCTTCGACAAGATAATCGACACGGTATTCCCGCACGGCTCCCACTACAAGAAGTTCAACAAGTCGAGGAAGGTCAGGGAGTTCGCGACAAAGCAGATGAGGAAGCTCGCCGGATTCGGAAACCCGCCGAAAAGCATACCGGACATCGAAACGTCCTATGAAGAGATAGAGACTGACGTCGCGATCATTGGTGGTGGTCCTGCTGGTCTTTCAGCGGCAATTCACGCAGCAAAGTACGGGGCCAAAGTGGTGCTGATGGACGAGAACAACTACCTCGGAGGTCAGCTGATCAAGCAGACCCACAGGTTCTTCGGAAGCGCGAGGCACAGGGCTGGAACGAGGGGAATAAGGATCGCGCAGATACTCGAGGAGGAGCTGAGGCAGTACGAGAACGTGGACATAAGGAAGGAGACGAAGGTGTTCGGAATCTACGGAAAGGACGTTGCTGCTGTGCAGAAGGACTCCAAGCTGCTGAGGGTGAAGGCCAAGAAGATCGTAATCGCAACGGGCGCATACGAAAGGACGCTCATATTCGAGAACAACGACCTGCCCGGCGTTTACGGGGCGGGAGGTGTGCAGACGCTGATGAACGTTTACGGCATAAAGCCCGGAAACAAGGGGCTCATAGTTGGCTCCGGCAATGTCGGTCTCATTCTCACCTACCAGCTCATGCAGGCCGGAGTTGATGTTGCCGCGATAGTTGAGGCGATGCCGAGGATTGGAGGCTATTTTGTCCACGCCGCGAAGGTCAGGAGGCTCGGAGTGCCGATCTACACCAGACACACGATCGTGAAGGCGTTTGGAGAGAAGAAGGTTGAGGGAGCAGTTATAGCCCAGCTGGACGACAGGTGGCAGGTCATACCAGGGAGCGAGAAGGAGATTGAGTGCGACTTCATATGCGTCGCGGTTGGCCTATCACCTGCCCACGAGCTCCTTTACCACGTCAACGCTCAGATGAAGTTCGTTCCCGAGCTTGGAGGGCTTGTTCCGCTGAGAACGAGGTACAACGAGACCAGCGTTGATGGTGTATATGTGGCCGGAGACGTCGCGGGAATTGAGGAGGCTACCGCTGCGATAATGGAGGGCAGAATAGCAGGAATTCACGCGGCAATCACGCTCGGGTATGGCGGAGATGAGGCAAAGAAGGAGCTTGAGGAGGCGGTGAAGGATCTGGAGGACTTCAGAGCCGGTCCGTTCGGTGAGAGGATAGTTTGCGGTCTTGAAAAGTGCGTTCTGGAGAAAGAGGTGATGATATGA
- a CDS encoding homocysteine biosynthesis protein — protein sequence MKTVEEINKKIAEGSANIVTALEMKEIVRELGPEKAAEEVDVVTTGTFGAMCSSGVFFNFGHSDPPIKMQRVWLNDVEAYTGVAAVDAYLGVTQLSETLGMEYGGGHVIEDLLRGKEVELRATAYGTDCYPRKEIVTEISLDDVNQAIMVNPRNAYQRYRAATNSSDRILKTYMGTLLPNFGNVTYAGVGELSPLNNDPEYRTIGIGTRIFLGGAKGYVIGEGTQHAPPFGTLMVQGNLKEMDAEYMRAATFPGYGTTLFVGMGIPIPILDAEMAKATAVTDDQIDTVIIDFGVPRRDRPVIRKVTYAELKSGKVEINGEEVRVSPLSSYYMARKIAEELKRQIERGEFFLSMPAESIPTKQVFKPMRQKEIKVVKSVMSSPAITVKPNETIESASRILIENGINHLPVVDEQGRLVGIVTSWDIAKAVAVGKARTVEEIMTRKVITASPDDPIEIAARKMDANKISALPVVDAKGKVLGVVSSEDLSKLLAR from the coding sequence GTGAAGACTGTTGAGGAGATCAATAAAAAAATTGCCGAGGGTTCAGCAAACATCGTCACAGCCCTCGAGATGAAGGAGATCGTCAGAGAGCTTGGACCTGAAAAGGCCGCTGAAGAGGTGGATGTGGTAACCACAGGGACTTTTGGTGCCATGTGCTCCTCTGGAGTGTTCTTCAACTTCGGCCACTCCGACCCGCCGATAAAGATGCAGAGGGTCTGGCTGAACGATGTTGAGGCGTATACGGGCGTGGCTGCTGTGGATGCTTATCTCGGAGTCACGCAGCTCTCCGAGACGCTCGGGATGGAGTACGGCGGAGGACACGTGATAGAGGACCTGCTGAGGGGCAAGGAGGTCGAGCTGAGGGCAACAGCTTACGGAACTGACTGCTACCCGAGGAAGGAGATCGTGACGGAGATAAGTCTGGACGACGTGAATCAGGCAATAATGGTCAATCCGAGGAACGCTTACCAGAGGTACAGGGCAGCGACCAACTCATCCGACAGGATTCTCAAGACATACATGGGTACGCTTCTTCCAAACTTCGGAAACGTCACCTATGCGGGAGTTGGAGAGCTATCACCGCTCAACAACGACCCCGAGTACAGGACGATAGGAATAGGGACGCGCATATTCCTTGGTGGAGCGAAGGGGTACGTCATTGGCGAGGGCACGCAGCACGCACCGCCATTCGGGACGCTCATGGTTCAGGGCAACCTGAAGGAGATGGACGCCGAGTACATGAGAGCCGCGACGTTTCCGGGATACGGAACAACGCTTTTCGTGGGAATGGGAATCCCGATACCAATCCTTGACGCTGAGATGGCGAAAGCCACAGCCGTTACGGACGATCAGATCGACACGGTCATAATTGACTTCGGGGTTCCGAGGAGGGACAGGCCCGTAATCAGGAAGGTCACGTACGCGGAGCTCAAGAGCGGAAAGGTGGAGATAAACGGAGAGGAGGTCAGGGTGTCTCCGCTCTCCAGCTACTACATGGCCAGAAAGATCGCCGAGGAGCTCAAGAGGCAGATCGAGAGGGGCGAGTTCTTCCTCTCGATGCCAGCCGAGAGCATCCCCACAAAGCAGGTGTTCAAGCCGATGAGGCAGAAGGAAATAAAGGTCGTCAAGAGCGTTATGAGCTCCCCCGCAATAACCGTGAAGCCTAATGAGACGATAGAGAGCGCCTCGAGGATACTCATAGAGAACGGGATAAACCACCTGCCCGTGGTTGATGAGCAGGGCAGGCTCGTTGGAATAGTGACGAGCTGGGACATAGCCAAGGCAGTCGCTGTAGGAAAGGCCAGAACGGTGGAGGAGATAATGACGAGGAAGGTCATCACCGCCTCACCCGACGACCCGATAGAGATTGCCGCGAGGAAGATGGATGCCAACAAGATCTCAGCGCTGCCCGTTGTCGATGCCAAGGGGAAGGTTCTGGGAGTTGTTAGCAGCGAGGATCTGAGCAAGCTGCTTGCGAGGTGA
- a CDS encoding 4Fe-4S binding protein, whose protein sequence is MMVELVYDSKVVREPILTRVAIDEGVTMNIIEASVGPREGRIVVEIADDVAERIVERLKEHGVGVRILDRGIEKSESCVHCGACLSVCPVGVFYKDEDEKVQADSSKCVRCRICIGVCPVNALSLPE, encoded by the coding sequence ATGATGGTTGAGCTTGTTTACGACTCCAAGGTCGTCAGAGAGCCAATACTCACGAGGGTCGCGATAGATGAGGGAGTTACGATGAACATCATCGAGGCGAGCGTGGGGCCGAGAGAGGGAAGGATAGTAGTGGAGATCGCGGATGACGTGGCGGAGAGGATCGTCGAGAGGTTAAAGGAGCACGGGGTTGGAGTGAGGATCCTCGACAGGGGGATTGAGAAGAGCGAGAGCTGCGTTCACTGCGGCGCGTGTCTGAGCGTATGCCCCGTTGGAGTGTTCTACAAGGATGAGGATGAGAAGGTTCAGGCCGACTCGTCGAAGTGCGTGAGGTGCAGAATCTGCATAGGAGTATGTCCGGTAAACGCTCTGAGCCTTCCAGAGTGA
- a CDS encoding UPF0280 family protein has translation MSYRRFRFQYKQTITTVLARSEEDYRRAVKGMLYARERIEEYIALNPLFLTALEPIECDDRDVISRMCRAARVANVGPMAAVAATVAWYGVEFSESEFMVIDNGGDIVMRVDEPLTVGVYAGKKRTIGFEVEGDGKLKAICTSSGKIGPSISFGFADAATVFSDDPAIADACATALGNEIKEDFGRREVEEVVEEFWREKRSYVDGILVVKDDIMVMAGDVPELKVVEIDPEIITKG, from the coding sequence GTGAGCTACAGAAGGTTCAGGTTCCAGTACAAGCAGACGATAACCACAGTCCTTGCGAGAAGCGAAGAGGACTACAGGAGAGCGGTTAAGGGAATGCTCTACGCGAGGGAGAGGATTGAAGAGTACATAGCCCTGAACCCCCTTTTTTTAACCGCCCTCGAGCCGATAGAGTGTGACGACAGGGATGTGATCTCAAGAATGTGCAGAGCGGCACGAGTAGCCAACGTCGGGCCGATGGCTGCCGTCGCGGCCACGGTTGCATGGTACGGCGTTGAGTTCTCCGAGTCAGAGTTCATGGTGATAGACAACGGTGGGGACATAGTGATGAGGGTGGACGAGCCGCTCACCGTCGGAGTGTATGCCGGAAAAAAGCGAACCATAGGGTTCGAGGTCGAGGGAGACGGGAAGCTGAAGGCAATATGCACGTCCAGCGGGAAGATAGGCCCATCGATAAGCTTCGGCTTCGCTGATGCTGCCACAGTCTTCTCGGACGACCCCGCCATAGCCGATGCGTGCGCAACCGCACTCGGGAACGAGATAAAGGAGGACTTCGGAAGGAGAGAGGTTGAAGAGGTGGTCGAGGAGTTCTGGAGGGAGAAGAGGAGTTACGTGGACGGAATCCTCGTCGTGAAGGACGACATAATGGTGATGGCAGGAGATGTGCCGGAACTGAAGGTTGTCGAGATAGATCCCGAGATAATAACGAAGGGTTAG
- a CDS encoding response regulator, with translation MKKILVVDDETAIREIVNLMLSGRYKIITAKDGREAVEKFKIFKPDFVIMDVMMPVMNGIEAIRIMKSINPDVKIIALTAYAEKKEAELREAGVVEVISKPFRRKDLVGAIQKHL, from the coding sequence TTGAAGAAAATACTCGTTGTTGATGATGAGACGGCAATCAGGGAGATTGTCAACCTCATGCTGTCTGGAAGGTACAAGATTATAACCGCCAAGGATGGAAGAGAAGCTGTGGAGAAGTTCAAGATTTTCAAGCCGGATTTCGTCATAATGGACGTGATGATGCCCGTCATGAACGGGATCGAGGCGATAAGGATAATGAAGTCGATAAACCCGGACGTGAAGATAATCGCCCTGACAGCCTACGCCGAAAAGAAGGAGGCAGAGCTCAGGGAGGCCGGGGTTGTGGAGGTTATAAGCAAGCCCTTCAGGAGAAAAGACCTCGTTGGGGCGATTCAGAAGCACCTGTGA